In one window of Tenrec ecaudatus isolate mTenEca1 chromosome 3, mTenEca1.hap1, whole genome shotgun sequence DNA:
- the LOC142443306 gene encoding ATP synthase F(0) complex subunit f, mitochondrial-like isoform X1, producing MASPVTLKEKRLLDVRISELPSWVLMRDFTPTGIVGAFRRGYDRYYSKYVNLRKGSVAGLSMVLAAYVVFSYCLSYKELKHERLRKYH from the coding sequence ATGGCGTCTCCGGTGACCCTGAAGGAGAAGCGCCTCCTGGATGTCAGGATCTCGGAGCTGCCCAGCTGGGTGCTGATGCGGGACTTCACCCCGACGGGCATTGTCGGCGCCTTTCGGAGAGGTTACGATCGGTATTATAGCAagtatgtcaacttgaggaaggggagcGTCGCAGGCCTGTCCATGGTGTTGGCGGCCTATGTGGTTTTCAGCTACTGCCTATCCTACAAGGAGCTCAAACACGAGCGGTTAAGGAAGTACCATTGA
- the LOC142443306 gene encoding ATP synthase F(0) complex subunit f, mitochondrial-like isoform X2: MASPVTLKEKRLLDVRISELPSWVLMRDFTPTGIVGAFRREHERLRKYH; encoded by the exons ATGGCGTCTCCGGTGACCCTGAAGGAGAAGCGCCTCCTGGATGTCAGGATCTCGGAGCTGCCCAGCTGGGTGCTGATGCGGGACTTCACCCCGACGGGCATTGTCGGCGCCTTTCGGAGAG AACACGAGCGGTTAAGGAAGTACCATTGA